From the Rutidosis leptorrhynchoides isolate AG116_Rl617_1_P2 unplaced genomic scaffold, CSIRO_AGI_Rlap_v1 contig85, whole genome shotgun sequence genome, the window TTTCGGATCAAATCGACTAAACCAGTATTACCATATTAATTCGGTTCGACCTGCTTAATTTCAGTTCAAGTCAGATTTCTTGAAACTGCATTGTTTGGTCTTTGACTGGTTGGTAAGAACGGTCTGATCAGATTAAGGGTGTCCCGGTTGATGGGCACTTGGTTAGTGAAAGAAAATCGTTTGATTTGTTTCGGTTCGATTGGTTATGGTCATTTTCAATTGATTTTGTTCAATCTTTTCGTCTAAATTTCGATTCAGTCGGCCAGTTTGAACCTTTTAGTCGCTGAATTAAGCTCAATTACTTTCTATTCGAATTTGTCTGATCAAAATATACGAAACCCGTGTGACCATATCGTTTCGGTTCAAAATCCGATCAAATTCAGTCCAACTTAGTAGACGTGTACACAACTCGGATTAAAAGATTAAAATGAAACATCATGTCATAACCGGCTGGCCAAAGAGTATGAAAATGAACCGATTTTAATACCAGACCACGGTTCAACATGGAACCAGCAAGATTGATCGACTTTGGCTTTGTTAATCATGAACCATTTTCAAACCTATTCAATTTTACTTCAGACAGAGTTCAATAATCGAATCGGCCCAATTACACGAGTTTATCAAAAACCGACCATTCGACcatatcactttttatttttatatttctaaaaTAATCTATCCATAAATTTTCAAATGTTCATTCCCCTAAAACTCCCAACATTTGAAGAGAAAATGTCGAATTATTAGATCATTGTCTTAATCGATATCATGtccctttttaattttaaaatcaagaattaaaataataatagtatgtaTACATTATATCTGGCACCGTTATGCGCGTACTTACACGTTGTAACCAAGTACGGCCTTTTATACCAACGAAGAGCCAATTAAAAAAGACATGGCCTTTGCTTATAGAAAGCAAATTAAAACCCTCTCTCACAAGCATTCTCTGATTCCATCTCTCTCTATCTGGTTTCAATCTTTCCCGTCCAATCAAAGATTGCTAGGTAAGATTTAGCTAATTGTCGATTATTGATTGATATGTAAACCAATTCACGCTTTCGTAAATGGACGAGAGTTTTAGTAGAATTTTCTTTGCATGTTTCTCAGTATTATTCTGTTGATCTTGGCTTCTTGATTATTCAATTTTATTAAGAAATTCTGTTTATGAATAATTTCAGGCTGCAGAGATCAGAAAATGGTTAGTGAAGTAGAAGTGTTATTGTCACCTCATCATCGTATGTTGAAGAAACAATTCGACGTAAGCTGGCCAACTCTTGTTCAGAGACACCGTTTTCTCTTAACGGCGTTAACTCTCCTAGCCTTTCTCTGTACTATTTACCTTTACTTTGCCGTCACATTGGGAGATACAATGTCGTCATGTAACGGATTACAAGGATCCCAAAAGGCGTCTTGTCGTCTCGAGCATTCATCAAAGTATAGTTCTTCTGTCTCAAATGGCAAACTCAAATTTCTTTAGCGTTTACAATTCAGCATTATCCGACGTCGTTTCGAAAGGATGGAAGATCGAGTTGACGGAGATTGATGATATGCACGTAGCTTAATTGATTCTTGAGTTGTATTAAATTTTATCATCCTTTGATGGGAATTAAATTAAAAAAGAAAAGTTGTTTGATTCATCGTTTTCAAGTAATTCTTTGAGTGGATACAGAATGTGAGATTAGTGTGTAAAAGACGTGTTTTTTTAGGGATGTGAGATTTGCATTCGTTTGGTGGTTTACGGATGCTCGAGCATGCTCGAGTTTGCTTCAAACTGACTCAAAAGAAGT encodes:
- the LOC139885179 gene encoding uncharacterized protein, yielding MAFAYRKQIKTLSHKHSLIPSLSIWFQSFPSNQRLLGCRDQKMVSEVEVLLSPHHRMLKKQFDVSWPTLVQRHRFLLTALTLLAFLCTIYLYFAVTLGDTMSSCNGLQGSQKASCRLEHSSKYSSSVSNGKLKFL